One genomic window of Methyloceanibacter sp. wino2 includes the following:
- a CDS encoding HAD family hydrolase, with protein sequence MTETHKAVFLFDVDDTLLDNDRMKSDLGDYVAATFGDAARDELWAIYEEQRDKHGYADFLGTLERFRLAHLDDMRIGQLANWVIDYPFAERLFPDALAAVRHVSQWGLPVILTDGDGVYQPHKLERAGLITAFDGRVLNYVHKENELDAVKRAFPAEHYVLIDDKLSVLDAVKRAWGDKVTTVFPRQGHYANDPEKLKDLPPADIEIARIAELMTHDFSTL encoded by the coding sequence ATGACCGAAACCCACAAGGCCGTCTTTCTGTTCGACGTGGACGACACGCTGCTGGACAACGACCGCATGAAGTCGGACTTGGGCGACTACGTTGCGGCGACTTTTGGCGATGCCGCGAGAGACGAGCTTTGGGCGATCTACGAAGAGCAGCGAGACAAGCATGGCTACGCCGATTTTCTCGGCACGCTGGAGCGCTTCCGTCTCGCGCATTTGGACGACATGCGCATTGGCCAATTGGCGAACTGGGTCATTGACTACCCCTTCGCCGAGCGGCTGTTCCCGGACGCGTTGGCCGCCGTTCGCCATGTCAGCCAATGGGGCCTGCCCGTGATCCTCACCGACGGCGACGGCGTCTACCAGCCGCACAAATTGGAGCGGGCCGGGTTGATCACGGCGTTCGACGGGCGTGTTCTGAACTACGTGCACAAGGAAAACGAGCTGGACGCCGTGAAGCGGGCCTTCCCGGCCGAGCACTACGTCCTGATCGACGACAAGCTCAGCGTCCTCGACGCGGTCAAGCGCGCCTGGGGCGACAAGGTCACCACCGTTTTCCCGCGCCAAGGCCACTACGCCAACGATCCTGAAAAATTGAAAGACTTGCCGCCGGCGGATATCGAAATCGCCCGCATCGCCGAATTGATGACGCACGATTTCAGTACGCTCTGA